A stretch of Eubalaena glacialis isolate mEubGla1 chromosome 10, mEubGla1.1.hap2.+ XY, whole genome shotgun sequence DNA encodes these proteins:
- the PATE1 gene encoding LOW QUALITY PROTEIN: prostate and testis expressed protein 1 (The sequence of the model RefSeq protein was modified relative to this genomic sequence to represent the inferred CDS: substituted 1 base at 1 genomic stop codon), protein MDNSLLLGLPILLCCFRGESLWLTVGETSVXDPLSLGFPYSLAQIIEIIQCRMCHLQFPGEKCSRGRGICTATMEEACTTGRIFRNDGTPWLTFRGCLKNCANVNNIKWSVYLVNFRCCRSRDLCNEDL, encoded by the exons ATGGACAACTCCCTCCTGCTAGGACTCCCCATCCTCCTCTGCTGCTTTAGAGGTGAGTCCCTATGGTTGACAGTTGGAGAGACGT CAGTGTGAGACCCTCTCTCACTTGGATTTCCCTACTCTCTGGCCCAAATTATAGAAATTATTCAGTGTAGGATGTGCCACCTCCAGTTTCCAGGGGAGAAGTGTTCCAGAGGCAGAGGAATATGTACTGCAACAATGGAAGAGGCTTGCACAACTGGGAGGATTTTCAGAA atgatggtacaccctgGTTAACCTTTAGGGGCTGCCTAAAGAACTGTGCTAATGTGAACAATATAAAATGGAGTGTCTATCTGGTGAACTTCAGGTGCTGCAGGAGCCGTGACTTGTGCAATGAAGACCTCTAG